Proteins encoded in a region of the Paenibacillus wynnii genome:
- a CDS encoding putative holin-like toxin has translation MEVKDAITLMLMFGMFILTLLAYMKKK, from the coding sequence ATGGAGGTGAAGGATGCCATTACTTTGATGCTTATGTTCGGTATGTTTATATTGACGCTTCTGGCCTATATGAAAAAAAAATAG